A window from Thunnus albacares chromosome 19, fThuAlb1.1, whole genome shotgun sequence encodes these proteins:
- the LOC122969670 gene encoding type-4 ice-structuring protein LS-12-like → MKFTLIATLVVLALAQGSFAQDMPDLEKLGQYFEEMKTKMTMELTEMIRTQDLTSQAQTFLEDKKTQLEPLTAQIQDQLRSVATTVEEQIKPLAASVQAQVQPMVQDFQRQMEAILLRLTEQAKAIGQ, encoded by the exons ATGAAGTTCACCCTCATCGCCACCCTTGTCGTGCTCGCTCTGGCACAAG GAAGCTTTGCCCAAGACATGCCCGATCTTGAGAAACTCGGTCAGTACTTCGAGGAGATGAAGACCAAAATGACCATGGAGCTGACTGAGATGATCCGCACCCAAGACCTGACCAGCCAGGCTCA GACCTTCCTGGAGGACAAGAAAACCCAGCTGGAGCCCCTGACCGCTCAGATCCAGGATCAGCTGAGGTCCGTCGCCACCACCGTCGAGGAGCAGATCAAGCCCCTGGCTGCCAGCGTGCAGGCCCAGGTCCAGCCCATGGTTCAGGACTTCCAGAGGCAGATGGAGGCCATCCTCCTGCGTCTGACCGAGCAGGCCAAGGCCATCGGCCAATAA
- the LOC122969669 gene encoding polyadenylate-binding protein 1A-like, producing the protein MNPSAPSYPMASLYVGDLHQDVTEAMLYEKFSPAGAILSIRVCRDMITRRSLGYAYVNFQQPADAERALDTMNFDVIKGRPVRIMWSQRDPSLRKSGVGNIFIKNLDKSIDNKALYDTFSAFGNILSCKVVCDENGSKGYGFVHFETQEAAERAIEKMNGMLLNDRKVFVGRFKSRKEREAELGARAKEFTNVYIKNFGDDMDDEKLRELFSKYGNAMSIRVMTDDSGKSRGFGFVSFERHEDAQKAVDEMNGKEMNGKLIYVGRAQKKVERQTELKRKFEQMKQDRMTRYQGVNLYVKNLDDGIDDERLRKEFSPFGTITSAKVMMEGGRSKGFGFVCFSSPEEATKAVTEMNGRIVATKPLYVALAQRKEERQAHLTNQYMQRMASVRAVPNPVINPYQPAPPSGYFMAAIPQAQNRAAYYPAAGQMAQLRPSPRWTTGGVRPQHFQNMPGAMRPSAPRPQTFGAMRPASQVPRMMSTQRVAAQTMGPRPASAAAAAAAPVRGVPQYKYAAGVRNPQQHMNTQPQVNMQQPAVHVQGQEPLTASMLAAAPPQEQKQMLGERLFPLIQNMHPSLAGKITGMLLEIDNSELLHMLESPESLRSKVDEAVAVLQAHQAKEAAQKTVTNSAGVPSV; encoded by the exons ATGAACCCCAGTGCTCCCAGTTACCCCATGGCCTCCCTGTACGTCGGAGACCTGCATCAAGATGTGACCGAGGCCATGCTGTACGAGAAATTCAGCCCAGCCGGAGCTATCTTGTCGATCCGGGTCTGTAGGGACATGATCACCCGGCGTTCCCTTGGATACGCCTATGTCAACTTCCAACAGCCAGCGGACG CCGAGCGCGCTCTGGACACCATGAACTTTGACGTGATCAAGGGGCGGCCTGTGCGCATCATGTGGTCACAGCGGGATCCCTCACTGAGAAAGAGCGGCGTGGGAAATATCTTCATCAAGAACCTTGACAAGTCCATCGACAACAAGGCCCTGTACGACACTTTCTCTGCTTTTGGCAACATCCTGTCATGCAAG GTGGTTTGTGACGAGAATGGCTCTAAGGGCTACGGCTTTGTGCATTTTGAGACTCAAGAAGCAGCCGAGCGAGCCATTGAGAAAATGAATGGCATGCTGCTCAATGACCGAAAAGT ATTTGTGGGTCGCTTCAAATCTCGCAAAGAGCGCGAGGCTGAGCTGGGTGCCCGAGCCAAGGAGTTTACAAATGTCTACATTAAAAACTTTGGTGATGACATGGATGATGAGAAGCTGCGGGAACTCTTCAGTAAATACG GAAACGCCATGAGTATCCGTGTCATGACAGATGACAGCGGAAAGTCTCGAGGCTTCGGTTTTGTCAGCTTTGAGAGGCACGAGGACGCTCAGAAG gcagTGGATGAGATGAATGGGAAGGAGATGAACGGTAAGCTGATCTATGTCGGCCGTGCCCAGAAGAAGGTGGAGCGACAGACAGAGCTCAAGCGCAAATTTGAGCAAATGAAACAAGACCGCATGACTCGCTACCAG ggtGTCAATTTGTACGTGAAGAACCTTGATGATGGAATTGACGATGAACGCCTGAGAAAGGAGTTCTCGCCATTCGGCACCATAACCAGTGCGAAG GTGATGATGGAAGGCGGGCGCAGCAAAGGCTTTGGCTTCGTCTGCTTCTCGTCACCAGAAGAGGCCACCAAAGCGGTGACAGAAATGAATGGACGCATTGTAGCCACCAAGCCATTGTATGTGGCCCTGGCCCAGAGAAAGGAAGAGCGTCAAGCCCACCTGACCAACCAGTACATGCAGCGTATGGCCAGTGTGCGTGCAGTACCGAACCCTGTCATCAATCCTTACCAGCCAGCGCCGCCCTCTGGCTACTTCATGGCAGCCATTCCTCAGGCCCAGAACCGTGCTGCTTACTACCCAGCTGCTGGCCAGATGGCTCAGCTTCGCCCGAGCCCACGCTGGACCACAGGAGGTGTGCGGCCACAAC acttcCAGAACATGCCAGGTGCCATGCGTCCCTCAGCACCACGCCCTCAGACCTTCGGTGCCATGCGGCCCGCCTCCCAGGTGCCCCGCATGATGTCCACCCAGCGTGTCG CTGCTCAGACTATGGGCCCCCGACCAGCCTCCGCAGCCGCCGCCGCAGCCGCTCCAGTGCGCGGAGTCCCTCAGTACAAATATGCCGCAGGAGTCCGCAACCCCCAGCAGCACATGAACACTCAGCCACAGGTCAACATGCAGCAG cctgctGTCCATGTTCAGGGACAAGAGCCTCTGACTGCTTCCATGCTGGCCGCAGCTCCACCACAGGAACAGAAGCAGATGCTGG GTGAGCGTCTGTTTCCACTAATCCAGAACATGCACCCGAGCCTGGCAGGGAAGATCACCGGCATGCTGCTGGAGATTGACAACTCAGAGTTGCTCCACATGCTGGAGTCCCCCGAGTCTCTCCGCTCGAAG GTGGATGAGGCGGTGGCTGTGCTTCAGGCCCACCAGGCCAAGGAGGCCGCCCAGAAGACTGTGACAAATTCAGCTGGTGTCCCAAGTGTCTGA